In a genomic window of Amblyomma americanum isolate KBUSLIRL-KWMA chromosome 4, ASM5285725v1, whole genome shotgun sequence:
- the LOC144128610 gene encoding ubiquitin-conjugating enzyme E2 D2-like yields the protein MSKVVGKPALAKIQRELREISRDPPTNCSAGPVDPADLFLWQATIVGPNDSPFEKGVFKLKIRFPEDYPFKPPEVKFNTRIYHPNINNNGYICLDILKSQWCPSLTIATVLMSIMVLMCDPNPDDPLVPEVANVYKTDKEAYNAIAKEWTRKYAME from the exons ATGTCCAAAGTGGTAGGCAAACCGGCCTTGGCCAAGATCCAACGGGAACTGCGCGAGATCAGCCGTGATCCACCCACTAACTGCTCCGCGGGACCCGTGGACCCGGCCGACCTGTTCCTCTGGCAGGCCACCATCGTCGGGCCCAATGACTCGCCATTCGAGAAAG GAGTGTTCAAGCTCAAAATCCGCTTCCCAGAAGACTACCCATTCAAGCCGCCCGAGGTGAAATTCAACACGAGAATCTACCACCCCAACATTAACAACAATGGCTACATCTGCCTGGACATCCTCAAGTCCCAGTGGTGCCCCTCCCTGACCATAGCCACTGTTCTCATGTCCATCATGGTGCTCATGTGCGACCCGAACCCGGACGACCCGCTCGTGCCCGAGGTGGCCAACGTATACAAGACGGACAAGGAGGCCTACAACGCCATCGCGAAGGAGTGGACGAGGAAGTACGCCATGGAGTAA